GGCCATGTGGCAGTCAGAAGAGTGGACGCAGGTCGACTTACTCCATCACGGCAATGCGACTTTTGCCAACCTCGCGTGGATTACAGAGCGCCTCCCATCCCTCAACAATCTTACGTCTTGGAATCGTCTCAAGGACGTAGATGTGAATCAGACTGTTCTTAGAAAGCTCTCTAACAGGCCAGATAGCCGGGTCCGAGTGCCCCAcatgcgctcctcggccccCCACGATCCACTGGATTAAGCAAACTGGAAAAATGGCCAAGAATGGACGTAAAACCAAGGCGAACATCACTGCATTCGAGGACCCTCTGGAGGCAGCTCAGTATGAGATGGTGAGTCGATCTGTTCTCCATTGTTCACACACTCAGGCCCTTAAGAATCGCCCATCACCCTTCGATGTGCAGTTGCgccacgtcgacgaggtcgggTCCTTTCGCATTGGCCTGAACATTGTTTCCCTAGCCCACCGCGCTCTCTCTCGACTGCCCCGCAGCGAtgccaagggcaaggtgAGACTCTCGTGGCGTCTGACCCCTGGGCAAGTCGCCGACGTACCGGAGAAGCCGCGAGTCTTCTCAATGCCGTCCAACAAACGCGACCCAGAGCATTCGCAGCCTAGGGACTTTGAGCTGCCATTGCGGCCGGAGCAGCTTCGCTCCTTGTGGTGGATGCTTGAACAAGAGCGGGCAGAGGGAAAGACCCACACCTTTGTCGAAGAGGAGATCTCAGAGGCGCTGCTACCATCGCTGGGCTGGCGGGCCGAAGGCAAGGCAGAACGTCCTGTCATGGTCCGGGGTGGTGTCATTGCCGACGAAGTTGGCTATGGAAAGACAATCATCTCGCtagccttggcggccgagaCCATGGATGATCCGGCCCCTGAACCGGCACCAGACAATCTGATCGACCTCAAGGCGACGCTCATCATCGTCCCCGGTCACTTGAGCAAACAGTGGCCGAGTGAAATCGAACGATTCACTGGAGATCTCTTCAACGTCGTCGTGATCCAGAACATGAAGGGCCTCCAGGCAAAGAGCATCGGAGAGCTCCGCAAAGCCGACCTCATTGTCATCGCGACCGAGGTCTTTGAAGCCGAGACGTACTGGGAGCGCTTCGAGTATCTTTCCGCCCAGCCCCAGGAGTGGCTGCACGACGGGAACGGAGGCCGATTCTTCGTGGATCGACTGGATTCGGCCCTCCAAACTCTGCAAGACCAAACAGCCATCCTCCAGAACGAAGGGGCATCCGAGGCCCATCACAATATGCAAGAGCTCCATCGAgcagcggaggaggaggtagagcgcaagaaggagcAGATGAAGGCCGCAAACTTTGGAAAGCGCCTCAAGGGTGCGCAATACCGCGACAAGTACGACGATCTGCCGGTGAAGAACAAAGCCAAGAAGTCTGCAGGCACCGACAGTTGGGAGGCCGAcaatgacgacgacgatgaacTCGACAGTTCCATGCCAAAGCCGACATTCCGCCAAGCCAGTGggctcgagtcgctcaaCAGCTCATCCATCAAGAAGGACTTCAATTTGTTGAGGAGTCCCGTCCTCCACATGTTCCGGTAAATTATTCGTTAGCGTCTTGCGCTGACTTACAGATTTCGTCGCGTTATCGCTGACGAGTTCACGTACCTGAAGGAACGCGCTCTCCCTGCCATCCTTCGCCTGCAGTCTTGCTTCAAATGGGTACTCTCGGGTACTCCTCCTGTCCAGGACTTCCCATCCATTCGCAGCGTGGCATCATTTATGGGCATCCATCTTGGCGTCCCAGACGACACAGAAGGAGGCCTGGCGCACCAGAAGGCCCGCGCCAAGGAGCAGACTGCGGCTGAACGGTTCCACGCCTTCCGTGAGACACACTCTGCTGCGTGGCACAGGCGGCGTGATGATCTTGCGCAAGAATTCCTCAACACGTTTGTTCGACAGAACATTGCAGAGATTGACGACATTCCGACTGTGGAGCACATTCACACGTTCAAACTGCCCGCTTCTGAGGGCGCAATCTACTTGGAGTTAGAACACCATCtccaggcgctcgagatgCAGGCGTAGGTTGCACTAGCGCTGTACGTGCTGACTAAAGGCGCAAGGAGACAAAGCTCAAGGATGTTACCAAGGGTGACCGCAACGCTCGTCTTGAAGAAGCTCTCTCCGACTCCAAgaccgccgaggaggccctTCTGAAGCGATGTTGCCACTTCACCCTCGACCTGACAGACAAGAAGCGTGACGCCAAGTCCGCCCTCGAGGCATGCGATCACATCTCGAACGCACGACGTCAACAACTGATTGGGTGCGAGGAAGACCTCCGCCGCACCATCAACCTTGCTGTCGGCATGCAGGCAGCAATCCGCAAGAAGGGCGGATTCGAGAAGGGAGAGGCTCAGCCTTTCCGTGACTGGGTGGTCTCGTCGCgcgacaaggtcaagcaCCACGGggatgccgaggctgcAGAACGTCTCATCAAGATCCTGGACAAGTGCGGGTTCCAGTCGGACGTCATTCCAGATGCACCTGAGAACGGCAAGATTCCCGCCATCCCCGCCAAGGTCAAACTCGCCGAATACAAGTGGGACCTCCGCGAGCAGACGCACCTGCTCCGTCGTTTGTCCAAGGAACTGGTCGCCCGTGTGCGCTCTCTTCGCTTCTTCGAGGTTGTGCGCAAGCTTCAACAGAATGGCGACGAAGCGGCTGACGTTCTCAaggcctcggcctgcggTCACCACCCACGCGGAGCAAACAAGGTGCCGATGGCGGTTCTCTCCTGTTGTGGACACGTCGCCTGCCACAGGTGCATGGTCAAGGACGTCAACAACCAGCGCTGTGTGATGGGTGCCGACTGCCACGCTCCTGTCCGAAACACTAACATTGTCAAGGTCTCGTCTCTAGGTACTGAAGGCGAGCTCTCATCCGGCCGCTTCGGAGccaagctcctccacctcgtcaaccttATCAAGACGATCCCGAAGAAGGAACGCATCCTCGTCTTCTGCCAGTGGGATGATCTTGTGCCCAAGCTCTCCGAGGCCCTCTCCCACAGCGGCATCACGCACGTGCAGCTCACAGGCGCTACCACAAAACGCTCCAACACGCTCGAATCCTTCCAGAAAGGCGGCAAAGACGCTGCCCGCGTTATGCTCCTCCAGATGAACAATTCGTCTGCAGCCGGTTCCAACCTCACGGTAGCAAACCATGCCATCTTCCTCGGGCCCCTCTACACGCCAACATTGTACAACTACAGGTCTACCGAGACGCAGGCCATCGGCCGTGTCCGCCGCTTTGGGCAGCTGCGCCACGTCCACGTTCACCGCATGCTCGCGCAGGACACGATCGACGAGACCATCTTTAACGGTCGCCTAGAAGAGCTGTGCAGCAAGACAGACTACGCTACCTATCCTCGCAAGGAATATGTACCATGACCATGATGAGAAGAATGCAATAGTACACCTGTTAGTTTCCTAGTACCGCTTACCTGTCGGTGCTTGTTGCTGAGAGGTCTACCTCCTTGGTTCGTTCATGTTACAGGTTTATGATACAAGGAATGCAACGCTGGAGCCGACGAGGGACATAGAACGGTTGTAATACAAGGGAAGAGCGAGGTCGATGCTTGTTTCCAGCTTGTTTCCAGGAGCAAGCGCGATTCGAGGTTGAACTGCTTATAGAAAGGTCGGAAGACGGCCTATCGGATGCACTGTGTGGCAGTCTTTCTATTTCACTTGGTAATAGAGAGAAGGGGCTGTTTACACATCTACTGAGACCCCACAAGGCCACTGAGGTGGGCAATATTCACACGGTAGCTCGTCtgccgccgctcgcgcttcaGTCGCTGTGAACGGTGACTGGGCAGGTCCTGTGAAGGCCCTGGCGTTGTTGTGTGCAACGGCTCCCACTTGACAGACTGCGACAGCTTGCTAGTTTCGTGCGGTGTCTGtgtcaaggtcaaggaggcaGCGTCCGGGGATCCGGGGATCATAGACTCTACGATtttggtggtggtggggatgTGCTCGAATGCTGAGACGGACTTGAACTTCGTCTGGGATGAGGTGTCATTGTGAGGCGATGAGCGCCGTCCGCCCTCGGAAGAACTCGTCAACGTGCTCGGGAACGTCATGTCAGGCTTTACCACTGAAAGTGCAAATGTGGGAAAAGTGCGCGATGTTTCTGTCTTGATTCTTGACGCGTTCGGGGGTAACGTTGGATTCGAACTCGTACAGGCCCTCACGGGTTGTTTGACGGCATCTTGACGAACAGCTTTGATAAGTGGGAGAGGAGCGTGAAAGGTGAAGGGGAGGGCAGCCTGGGTTCCTTCCATGCGTGACCCAGAAACCCGCAGCAACTGATCCAGCCCTGACACGTTGCGGTTGTCGCTCGGTTGATCCCCGATGCCTTCCGTAAGATACGGAGGAAGAGCCATGACGTCGGGGGAACCAGTCTTGAGGAGAGTGGAGAGTTGCGACAGGACGGCTCGAGCGGAGGAAAGCCACGCGCTACCGAAGCGAGCCGAAGCTGTGAAGTACTGATCGCGCTCCGCGATCATCTTGATGTACGTGTCGTTGCTGATTGCAGGTTTGAGGAGATCGGCGAAGACCATAAAGTCCATGCCGTTGTGGTGAGGGATGAGTGTGTTGGGTGAGAGAGCTGCAGGCTTGAACATCTTGACGAGCTTCTGCAGTTCCGGAAGAGGCGAGTGGCGCGCAAAGGGAACCTCCTATCTGTCAGATGGACGCTTGTAAGCTGCTCACAATTATCATTGGCCATGGGGTTTCCCCGAGTGCTGCGCTGTTTAGCGTGTTGAGGAACTGCTGATGCCGTAGCTGCCACGAGGCCGACTTGACTTCGGCCATGACAACTTGCACAACATTCTTTTGTTTCGCCATTTGGCAGCGGTTGTAGCGGTCACACACGTGGAAGCGAGTAATGGTAGGGTCGTTGGTCGTACAGCCAAGCAAGAACGGATCGCTCTCAACAGCACCGTAAATGCTCCTCTTGTACCGATCGGCGTGAATCTGCCAGTCAGCAAAAACCCAACAGAGCATTTCAACGCACCGGTTGGTTAAAGTGGCGAGCGACTTCCTTGACAATATCCTCCCATCCGAAGCACCAGGCGTTGATGAAGAAAACAGTATCCTCCGGATAAATGCTCATCTGGGTCATGAGAGCTTCCAAAACGGGCTCCTTCTTGTTAGTTAGCTCCGACGTGGTGTTCACCTTCTCGGGCATGTCTCCACTGCCCATGCTATTGGTCAGCGGTGCGTGAGAGAGGTATGACCCACAAGGTACTTGTGTCGAGGTAGATGCGGTCGAGATGGCGGGTAGCCGAAAGGGTACTTGATGAAGACGGGGTCGTGGAGGGTGAAAAGAACGCCTGGAGCTGGGGAGTGCGGCGCAATGTCTTACGGAAGGTGATGTCCGCTCGCACATCACCAGTATGCAGGATGGCGTTCGTGCTGTTCTGGACGAGGAACCTTTCCGTTCAGGATGTCTAGACGGATTTCACTCACATCGATGAACCTGGGCAGTGAttcgcgtcgaggagggtaATGGAAACGGCATCAGGAATGTAGACGACCTTGGTTTCTCCTGGTTGCAATGTCTCCTGATGTAGTCAGAGCTGATCTCTCTCCACCTCACTAACAATAGTTTTATGGCGGGCTTCCAGACTCTCGTACTTGCGCCTCTTAACCTCACGGACTCCATTGTGGAGGTGGTCACGGTCCTTTTCTGTTTCAAGACGGAGAAGCATGCGCTTGGTGTCGGGGGAACAGATAATATTGCCCGTAAAGTCATTGGTGAGGCCAATGAGGTGGTCTGAATGAGCGTGAGTTAGGAGGTAGTATTGAGCATTAGGAGCTCGAGTGCTGGGATTTTCAGGACCTCGTGGGTCTGCAAGCATCCAAGGCGATCGATGAGGTGGGGGATGTGGGGTGAAGGAGTCCACCCTTATGCGAGGgaactcgaggaggtgaCCATCTGTAGTCAGCGGTTGAGCGATCACGAAAGGCGAGGAGGTAAAGTTAAGATAGTTCACTATATAGACCTGCCATGCTGCTTTGAAAAAGTCAGTGAGAGTTGAGGAGAgttgagagtgagagaaAAAGAGTAAAAGACTAAGTGAGGGAGAAGGTTGGGTTGATTAGGTTGACTCACCTCCAGgcactcctcctcctcccgaATGTAGATTGTGCCTGGCTTCACATGTCCATGATGGTTTCATCTAAAGTggtcaacctccacttgcgAAATTTGCTTCCGCTTTGAATGCACTTTAAGGGAAAACCGGCAAAGGGCTTTCGGAACGTTCGGACATGCCGACCTGGCTTTTACCTGGCGATTACTGGCTTGATGCCACATGCCACAGCATCAAAGCAATGCTGGTTCGCAACTCGGCAATTGCGTCCTAAGCGCAGCAACCGTGCATAACCTGCGATGGACATAGAGAGGCTAAGTGTTCACATTTGAATACTAACAACAACAGTGGGGGGCCTAGGTACTAGGTCTAAGGGTAGAGTCTATGATGGTTATAGGTAATGTTACGGTGCCGTGTGCGTGGTGTCCAAGGGCAAAAAAGAGTCACCTAAAAGGTCGACCactcgagcttgacctcACGCTCCTGAGTCAGGCGCGTGCCGCTCTCACCGTTGGGTAAAGACCAACCAGACgagtcgccctcgtcattGGATTCGACGTCGCTGGTCACCGGGGTCGATACCCACATTCGACGGCGGCTTTGGCGCTGAAGTTGCTTTTCGCGCGCAGTGCGGCGCTCACTTAGAGTCGGTGCAAAAAGCGGACCAACGGCTGGCTGCGTCGTCCGTGAAGCTGGGCGCTTGCTGTGCGAAGGAGTGACAGCGAGAGGGTAGAGCGAGAGGATCCCGGAACCGCCCATCCACTCCTCGAGGGGAGCAAGGCggggctcgagctcgtccaccGCCGACTGCGACAGGGAACGGTTCATGGAGCGCACCGGGAACAGCTGAGGGCTAGCGAGTAGTTCGTCGTCAAAGGCCGACGTAGACGAGCTGGTCAAGCTTGGCGCGCATTCGCTCGGGCGGCGAACcgagtcgtcctcggtgcTGGCACAGCATCCGTCACACACGCGGAGCGATCGGACAACGATCTGATCCTTGGAGTTTCTTGTCTCAAGAGGCAGGCGGCCTGTCGAGTGCTGGCCGCAGTAAACAAGTCCGCAGAGCCGGCAGtggtggcgtcgagggccgATGGAGAGCGTCGTCTGAGAGAACATGGTGGAGCAGAAAGGGTGACTGCAGAGCGCAGTGTCCTCGTCACGCTGCTAGTCAGCATTGCGACGCGATCGGACATCCAAAATCACTCACCTGCCATTCGCTCTGGGGCTTGGCAACAAGGGCGGTTTGGTCAGACGACCGGAGCCCGACTGTGCACGCCACCTGCTCGAGGCTAGTGCTGGCGTacgaggtcgcggacgaTGTACAGGCAGTGTCCGATGTTCCACGGCGCAAAGGGTACTTGCGAGACAATCCAGACAGAGTGTCGACCTTTAGGCTGGGAGGCGCAGGGCGGGGAAAGAACCGGACAGAGGTGGGAGACGCTGCCGTGTCAGCGCTAGCTGATTCTAGTAAACAAGCAGGACGTACAGCACACCGAGTCGGTTACAGACTCATTGGAATCTTCGCAAACTagcacctcgaggttggccaCATTGGACGGCGGAGTGGACTTGAGTTGGGCTGGCCGGCAGAGGTGGAGTAGGGAGGAGCCAGTTGGTGACGACTGAGACGACTGCATTTGTGCGATGCTGAGGAGAAGATGACGTGAGATGCGAGTTCAAGTGGACGTGTTCTGAGCTAGCTTGGAGAGGTGTTTGTATAGGAGAGGCGGGGCTGAGTGGGTTGTCGTGTGAGGACCAAGACTAAGACTAGTCAATGTATATGTATATAAGTCTATATGAATGAGTGGTGGGACCTTCCTTGATCCGTTGGTCGTGTGCTAGGTAGCCTGCAACAGTGTCACCTGGTTTGAACCCTTAGTACGGAGTTGGGATTATGGGTTGGGTTCCAACCCCCGGTCCCCCGGGTTACAATAATACACTTGCCTACATAACCCTAAGCGCCACAGACTAGAGTCATCCTAAGAGTTTTAGGGATCAAAGGGCCTGTAGGACCTTGGATTACTCGCAAGCGAGCCAAAAGTCTCCATTTTGGCTCGAGCGCTCGAGCGCTTGAGCGCTGTTGAATCACTTACCCAAACCATCCAAACATCCAAAGTGAAGAAACAGCTGCAGCTGACACTCTGCACTCAGATCCCTGGTCCCCTCAAACATGTCCTGAACATCCAAGAGGGATGTGCTGTTAAATACAGACTACTTGGTCTCTGGATCTCAGTAATTACAGTAATAGGCTGGCGGCTGGCTGTGCTGTTCACTAAAGTGAGCCAGTAAGGCGGCGTACATTACAGTGCTCTTATAGTACAGAATCATGTCGGGCTGCGGCTATTGAGGCTGGCTAGTCCTCAGATCTCTCATAATTGGATGAATTTTACTGCTGGATTGCAACGGAGCAGCCGAGTAACCAGTTGAACGGAGGTGGGATATACACGGAGAATGACTTGAGTTTGCAAACGTTAATCTAGCGAATCATCGGCATGTATCTATTCTGTTCTGTGGTTCCGTTCAAGCATTGAAGCCTCTGTTCGGAACCGTATTCAAGGAAGAATCAgggtggcggcgttggAGGTTCCAGCCACAAGCGCCGCAGATCGCGTTCTCATGAGGACGCCACTGACATCGTCATCACTGACAAGGTATCGGCATCCTTCCGATGATGCTCCTAGACTGCATACTACTTACATGTCACGCAAGAATGATGATCAGTGCCTTTTGCCACATTGGCGCCACTGGTGAGGTTGGCGCTGTTGGCTGCTTGCCACATTGGTCGTGGACAGCAACTTATGTGGCTGGGTCTGTCTGACTCCGCTGGCGCATATCCCAGACCAGACGTAGGAGGAGGCGCCGTGGACAGCGTTGGAACCATGTCCATGCTCGAACCATGCCGATCATGGGCTCTTGGACACGGGGTTGACAGCTGCCGCTTGTGAACCCCGTAGCTCGTGAACGTGGAGCCGCTGAGAATTACATTAAAAGTTGGACTGAGAGGTGGGAAACTGGTGTGGTGAGGTACGTACGACTCCTTGGGAACTCTCAGATCAGCCACTCGTTGGCCTTTGTTAGCGCTCGGTTGTCGATCAGCTTTGGAGCGCGCTCTCTGGGACATCCACACATTCCTTCCCTGCCATCGGCCCGGCAGAGTTCCGCAGGGAGCTGTGCACGCAGGTCGGGACTACTCCATCGATAGAGTGCGGCACGATGTTAAGGGCGTCTGGCAGGCCCACATTCGTTTCCATTACCTCCAGGTGCCTGGGTGCGGGTTGTCCTCATCCCCCCAACATGCGCCAATATCCTCGATGAACTGTCTTTGGGCTCTTTGGGTTTGAGCGCGGTTGAGACATGTGCTCAGACAAGAAGATCAACATGTAAGGGAGATCGCCCCCCTGCCTGTGGGCGGCCAAGTCCAgaccaccacctcgccgtGCTCTCGCCAAGTACAACCTTGCTTGTTGACAGAAAGCCGTAACCCAATGGGTAAGGCTGACATGGGCTTGAGAAGAGCTCACTCGAGGCAGCAAATGTTAGCATCAACCAGAATGGCGTTGTTCCGTCCCGCAGGTCAGATGATCAAACG
Above is a genomic segment from Cutaneotrichosporon cavernicola HIS019 DNA, chromosome: 1 containing:
- a CDS encoding uncharacterized protein (DNA repair protein), encoding MAGLYNGHLLEFPRIRVDSFTPHPPPHRSPWMLADPRGPENPSTRAPNAQYYLLTHAHSDHLIGLTNDFTGNIICSPDTKRMLLRLETEKDRDHLHNGVREVKRRKYESLEARHKTIETLQPGETKVVYIPDAVSITLLDANHCPGSSMFLVQNSTNAILHTGDVRADITFRKTLRRTPQLQAFFSPSTTPSSSSTLSATRHLDRIYLDTSTFMGSGDMPEKKEPVLEALMTQMSIYPEDTVFFINAWCFGWEDIVKEVARHFNQPIHADRYKRSIYGAVESDPFLLGCTTNDPTITRFHVCDRYNRCQMAKQKNVVQVVMAEVKSASWQLRHQQFLNTLNSAALGETPWPMIIEVPFARHSPLPELQKLVKMFKPAALSPNTLIPHHNGMDFMVFADLLKPAISNDTYIKMIAERDQYFTASARFGSAWLSSARAVLSQLSTLLKTGSPDVMALPPYLTEGIGDQPSDNRNVSGLDQLLRVSGSRMEGTQAALPFTFHAPLPLIKAVRQDAVKQPTKFKSVSAFEHIPTTTKIVESMIPGSPDAASLTLTQTPHETSKLSQSVKWEPLHTTTPGPSQDLPSHRSQRLKRERRQTSYRVNIAHLSGLVGSQ
- a CDS encoding uncharacterized protein (Protein present in Fab1, YOTB, Vac1, and EEA1), with amino-acid sequence MQSSQSSPTGSSLLHLCRPAQLKSTPPSNVANLEVLVCEDSNESVTDSVCSSPTSVRFFPRPAPPSLKVDTLSGLSRKYPLRRGTSDTACTSSATSYASTSLEQVACTVGLRSSDQTALVAKPQSEWQRDEDTALCSHPFCSTMFSQTTLSIGPRRHHCRLCGLVYCGQHSTGRLPLETRNSKDQIVVRSLRVCDGCCASTEDDSVRRPSECAPSLTSSSTSAFDDELLASPQLFPVRSMNRSLSQSAVDELEPRLAPLEEWMGGSGILSLYPLAVTPSHSKRPASRTTQPAVGPLFAPTLSERRTAREKQLQRQSRRRMWVSTPVTSDVESNDEGDSSGWSLPNGESGTRLTQEREVKLEWSTF